A window of Corallococcus macrosporus DSM 14697 contains these coding sequences:
- a CDS encoding DUF4150 domain-containing protein has product MASTVGVNRLSVITQDSGGVTVSFPDLCKTPSPAGPVPIPYPNIARASDTGNASKTVSVSGNPVCLKDSCFSTSTGDEAGTAGGGIASGTTRGKAEFVNYSFDVKFEGKNVPRALDLMLHNDKNAPPSPVMQGPVVAASQAPGTPVCLSCEKAF; this is encoded by the coding sequence ATGGCGAGCACGGTCGGAGTGAATCGTCTGTCCGTCATCACCCAGGACAGCGGGGGCGTGACGGTGTCGTTTCCCGACCTCTGCAAAACGCCCAGCCCCGCCGGGCCCGTCCCGATTCCGTATCCGAACATCGCCAGGGCGTCAGACACGGGCAACGCGAGCAAGACGGTCTCCGTTTCGGGCAACCCTGTCTGCTTGAAGGACTCGTGCTTCAGCACCAGCACTGGGGATGAAGCGGGGACGGCGGGCGGAGGGATAGCGTCGGGGACGACTCGCGGAAAGGCGGAGTTCGTCAACTACTCCTTCGACGTGAAATTCGAGGGGAAGAACGTACCCCGGGCCCTCGACCTCATGCTGCACAACGACAAGAACGCGCCACCGTCTCCCGTGATGCAGGGCCCCGTGGTCGCCGCCAGCCAGGCTCCCGGCACACCCGTCTGCTTGAGCTGCGAAAAGGCGTTCTGA
- a CDS encoding GNAT family N-acetyltransferase gives MPSRKASSAEVLLDVLEALPPGHRLWVRGAGRSLFPLLRAGDSVRVMRCGPGALASGDVALMRQGRELVAHVVVSTQPWRTASLLGAQDAPGGVTLGRVVALRRGRWVLPLPRPLRPALWLAQQAASTAWAWPRTRLVSRGVWDFLFSGWSLPLRHRLVGPLEVRLLTAGDLDALLAFASERLVVSPGFLRRQLRERWGLTDAQRRGAAAGAFDAEGRMHGFAWVDSYRQEGLQLEGVWVRSLVVAPRVRRMGVATGLLECLMAEARRQGEPRVLADVDDDNTASLRTFERLGFQRAGEALTREANEAWDATGRSKRLVVVERVL, from the coding sequence ATGCCTTCGCGCAAAGCCTCCTCCGCAGAGGTGCTGTTGGACGTGCTGGAGGCGCTGCCTCCGGGGCACCGGCTGTGGGTGCGGGGCGCGGGCCGGAGCCTGTTCCCGTTGCTGCGGGCCGGGGACTCGGTGCGGGTGATGCGCTGTGGCCCGGGGGCGCTGGCTTCGGGCGACGTGGCGCTGATGCGGCAGGGCCGCGAGCTGGTGGCGCACGTGGTGGTGTCCACGCAGCCCTGGCGGACGGCCTCGCTGCTGGGGGCCCAGGATGCCCCGGGCGGCGTGACGCTGGGCCGGGTGGTGGCCCTCCGGAGAGGGCGGTGGGTGCTGCCCCTGCCCAGGCCCCTGCGCCCGGCGCTGTGGCTGGCGCAACAGGCCGCGTCCACGGCGTGGGCCTGGCCCCGGACCCGGCTAGTGTCTCGGGGTGTGTGGGACTTCCTCTTCTCCGGATGGTCGTTGCCGCTCCGCCACCGGCTGGTGGGGCCGCTGGAGGTGCGGCTCCTGACGGCGGGCGATTTGGACGCGCTCCTGGCCTTCGCCAGTGAGCGGCTGGTGGTGTCACCCGGCTTCCTGCGCCGTCAGCTCCGCGAACGGTGGGGGCTGACGGACGCGCAGCGCCGGGGCGCCGCGGCGGGGGCCTTCGACGCCGAGGGGCGGATGCATGGCTTCGCCTGGGTGGACTCGTACCGTCAGGAAGGCTTGCAGTTGGAGGGCGTCTGGGTGCGCTCGCTGGTGGTGGCGCCCCGCGTGCGGCGCATGGGCGTGGCCACGGGGCTCCTCGAGTGTCTGATGGCGGAGGCCCGGCGGCAGGGCGAGCCGCGCGTCCTGGCGGACGTGGACGACGACAACACGGCGTCGCTGCGCACGTTCGAACGCCTGGGGTTCCAGCGGGCGGGCGAGGCGCTCACCCGGGAGGCCAACGAGGCCTGGGACGCCACGGGCCGCTCCAAGCGGCTGGTCGTCGTCGAGCGCGTCCTGTAG
- a CDS encoding DMT family transporter: MSTSTSDMLGGATEPPSRAQRLRADGALALITSFWGITFVVVKDALGHGDPFSFLTLRFLVGATVLSVLAGRQVLTARNLRSGAMLGTFLFLGFSLQTVGLTTTTPSRSAFITGLCVLLVPLLSMVLYRKAPKFTSLLGVGLAAVGLYFFTQPDAGLESGGLTSGDVLSLGCAVAYACHILMTERHAPKQGVMGLVAVQLWTVALLSALCLPFVERRVAWHPSFVGAVFICGVFASAVAISIQTWGQARTTAVRAALIYSLESVFAALYSVLLGYEVLGPREWFGGALILSGVLMSEVGAAAWDWWRARVPAR; encoded by the coding sequence ATGAGCACCTCGACGTCCGACATGCTGGGGGGCGCGACGGAGCCTCCTTCGCGCGCGCAGCGGCTTCGCGCGGATGGGGCGCTGGCGCTCATCACCTCGTTCTGGGGCATCACCTTCGTGGTGGTGAAGGACGCGCTCGGGCATGGGGACCCCTTCAGCTTCCTCACGCTGCGCTTCCTCGTGGGCGCGACGGTGCTGAGCGTCCTGGCTGGGCGGCAGGTGCTGACGGCGCGCAACCTGCGCAGCGGCGCGATGCTGGGCACCTTCCTCTTCCTGGGCTTCTCGCTGCAGACGGTGGGGCTCACCACCACCACGCCCTCGCGCTCGGCGTTCATCACCGGGCTGTGCGTGCTGCTGGTGCCGCTGCTGTCGATGGTGCTCTACCGGAAGGCGCCGAAGTTCACCTCGCTTCTTGGCGTGGGCCTGGCGGCGGTAGGGCTCTACTTCTTCACGCAGCCGGACGCGGGGCTGGAGAGCGGCGGCCTGACATCCGGAGACGTGCTGTCGCTGGGCTGCGCGGTGGCCTACGCGTGCCACATCCTGATGACGGAGCGGCATGCGCCCAAGCAGGGGGTGATGGGGCTGGTGGCGGTGCAGCTCTGGACGGTGGCGCTGCTGTCCGCGCTGTGCCTGCCCTTCGTGGAGCGGCGCGTGGCGTGGCATCCGTCCTTCGTGGGCGCGGTGTTCATCTGCGGCGTGTTCGCCAGCGCGGTGGCCATCAGCATCCAGACCTGGGGGCAGGCGCGCACCACGGCGGTGCGCGCGGCGCTCATCTACTCGTTGGAGTCGGTGTTCGCCGCGCTGTACTCGGTGCTGCTGGGCTACGAGGTGCTGGGGCCTCGCGAGTGGTTCGGCGGCGCGCTCATCCTGTCGGGCGTGCTGATGTCGGAGGTGGGCGCGGCGGCTTGGGACTGGTGGCGCGCGCGGGTGCCGGCGCGGTAG
- a CDS encoding TIGR02270 family protein, whose product MRWDNIEEHLDEAAFLWERRQRALCSPEFSLVDVEKIESRLEAHVDALGLATAPQVLELLEAALHEEPARAAVAVLTLMARDDAAALGVLAAFISDGAREQREALAGALGTRACPRIEPMLRELVKEGAPWAQSVAMDVLAQWKRGPDFDLQPWWCSEDTQVQAAAFRWSARVPRSMPSWGLQRGLESPEDIVWQSAAEAGLVHAPGQTWAECVERVRLRRGPLGFPLVVLALGGAARELTWVVDVLSSGTWTREALWALGFSGRLPAVEACVELLRREAPVARLAGEAFSAMTGLKLTERFVLQPSAPDDALVPLEEEDLDADLRPRPEDDLPIPEPDEVSAWWSRTRREWRPDGRFLSGGAWTGSSLLAALEHGSARRRPVHALELAIRSRGAHVVSLHAWAVQQKREVVGAQLAGKFSDQGFERMQGLVTWAKAPSNAGVSPRPAARERSRPGSLSVCALGMASPLGDSAVESCAASRAGLSRVVASDEVHVWDADAQEMRAASGCVIPVITEGFTGLARLVRLATAGLRDLLRGVPSLDMPRTGLFLALPDGSLVAAGAAALLKEADVQGEAMEESFGEAAGALPQRCARHLLPILARLIPPLGGLASHRLYFEGRLGYFHALQEARKQLELGGLDHCIVGGVDSLMDTPVLEALKATRRLKAPQQPVGCTPGECAAFVLLGRERCAGPHSTPCCMLEGPSVTATPRANGAIAPHAGMALAETLSGALVGSGVDGRQVALSIGSLNGAERQAYAWGLALVTLRSRGLLTNPAEWFPALSFGEIGAATAPAALCFAVRAFELGRVPGRHCLVWGADDDGGAGAFVLTGPFPGGGDVR is encoded by the coding sequence ATGCGCTGGGACAACATCGAAGAGCATTTGGACGAGGCTGCCTTCCTCTGGGAACGGCGGCAGCGCGCGCTGTGCTCTCCGGAGTTCTCCCTGGTCGATGTAGAGAAAATCGAGAGCAGGCTCGAAGCCCATGTCGATGCATTGGGGCTGGCGACAGCGCCGCAAGTCCTGGAGTTGTTGGAGGCAGCCTTGCACGAGGAGCCAGCGCGGGCGGCCGTGGCCGTGTTGACGTTGATGGCGCGCGATGACGCCGCCGCGCTCGGGGTGCTCGCGGCGTTCATCTCCGACGGGGCCCGGGAGCAGCGAGAAGCCCTGGCCGGGGCACTGGGCACCCGAGCGTGCCCACGCATCGAGCCGATGCTGCGGGAACTCGTGAAGGAAGGGGCACCGTGGGCGCAATCCGTCGCGATGGACGTCCTGGCGCAATGGAAGCGTGGGCCGGATTTCGACCTCCAACCCTGGTGGTGCTCCGAAGACACGCAGGTCCAGGCGGCCGCATTTCGTTGGAGCGCGCGTGTTCCCCGGTCCATGCCTTCCTGGGGGCTCCAGCGGGGGCTTGAGTCTCCGGAGGACATCGTCTGGCAATCGGCCGCTGAAGCAGGCCTGGTCCACGCGCCTGGACAGACTTGGGCGGAGTGCGTGGAGCGGGTGAGGCTCCGCCGAGGCCCGTTGGGATTCCCATTGGTGGTTCTCGCATTGGGAGGAGCCGCGCGCGAGCTCACCTGGGTCGTGGACGTGCTCTCATCGGGAACGTGGACGCGGGAGGCCTTGTGGGCGTTGGGATTCAGCGGTCGCCTGCCGGCGGTGGAAGCCTGCGTTGAGTTGTTACGGCGCGAGGCGCCTGTCGCCCGGTTGGCGGGAGAGGCCTTCTCCGCGATGACGGGGTTGAAGCTGACGGAGCGCTTCGTGCTTCAACCGTCCGCGCCCGACGACGCCCTGGTGCCACTCGAAGAGGAAGACCTCGACGCCGACCTTCGGCCGCGACCCGAGGATGACCTGCCGATACCCGAACCGGACGAGGTGTCTGCGTGGTGGTCGCGAACACGCCGGGAGTGGCGACCTGATGGCCGGTTTCTCTCCGGCGGCGCCTGGACCGGGAGCTCGCTTCTTGCGGCACTGGAGCATGGCTCGGCACGCAGACGGCCTGTGCATGCGCTGGAGTTGGCCATCCGGAGCCGAGGTGCCCACGTTGTGTCCCTGCACGCCTGGGCGGTGCAACAGAAGCGCGAAGTGGTGGGAGCCCAGCTCGCTGGAAAGTTCTCGGACCAGGGTTTCGAGCGAATGCAGGGGCTGGTGACGTGGGCGAAGGCTCCAAGCAATGCAGGCGTGAGCCCGCGGCCCGCGGCACGCGAGCGGTCGCGGCCCGGGAGCCTCTCGGTGTGCGCGCTCGGGATGGCCTCGCCGCTGGGAGACAGCGCCGTGGAGAGTTGCGCTGCGAGCAGGGCAGGGCTTTCACGCGTCGTCGCCAGCGACGAAGTCCACGTCTGGGACGCGGATGCCCAGGAGATGCGAGCCGCATCCGGATGCGTCATCCCAGTCATCACCGAAGGGTTCACCGGCCTGGCGCGCCTGGTGCGGCTCGCTACCGCGGGGCTGCGCGACCTCTTGCGCGGTGTCCCCTCGTTGGACATGCCCCGGACGGGCTTGTTCCTCGCCTTGCCTGACGGTTCTCTCGTCGCGGCGGGCGCAGCGGCCCTTCTCAAGGAGGCGGACGTTCAGGGCGAAGCGATGGAGGAGTCCTTCGGCGAGGCAGCAGGCGCGCTGCCCCAGCGCTGTGCGCGGCACCTCCTGCCCATCCTGGCGAGGCTCATCCCGCCCCTCGGTGGGCTGGCCTCGCATCGGCTGTATTTCGAGGGACGATTGGGCTACTTCCATGCGCTCCAGGAGGCCCGGAAGCAGTTGGAGCTCGGGGGCCTGGACCACTGCATCGTGGGCGGCGTCGACAGTCTCATGGATACGCCTGTCCTGGAGGCACTCAAGGCAACACGCCGCTTGAAGGCTCCTCAGCAGCCCGTGGGCTGCACGCCCGGAGAGTGTGCCGCCTTCGTCCTCTTGGGGCGTGAGCGATGCGCGGGCCCACATTCAACCCCGTGCTGCATGCTGGAGGGGCCGAGCGTCACCGCGACACCGCGCGCCAATGGCGCAATCGCTCCGCACGCGGGGATGGCTCTCGCGGAGACGCTGTCGGGGGCACTGGTAGGAAGTGGCGTGGACGGCCGCCAGGTGGCGTTGAGCATCGGGAGCCTCAACGGTGCCGAGCGTCAGGCCTATGCCTGGGGACTGGCGCTCGTGACGCTTCGTTCGCGCGGGCTCCTGACGAATCCCGCGGAGTGGTTCCCAGCGCTCTCCTTCGGCGAAATCGG
- a CDS encoding electron transfer flavoprotein subunit beta/FixA family protein — MKILVTAKRVEDPESKIKVKPDGSGIVQEGLKYKINPFDEIGVEEGLRLVAKHQGEVVVVSIGGKEVQEQLRHALAMGAHRAVWVNHTGPLDQLGIAGLLQKVVEKESPDLVILGKQSIDDDQNQVGQYLAEFLGWGQATFASKVESMESEQEKNKVPAIVLSADKKSVQVIREVDNGLATVECQLPAVVTTDLRLNQPRYASLPGIMKAKSKPIEELTPAKLSVDVTPAIQVLKLSSPPARKAGIKVEDVPTLVEKLRNEAKVV; from the coding sequence GTGAAGATCCTCGTCACCGCCAAGCGCGTGGAAGACCCCGAGTCGAAGATCAAGGTCAAGCCGGATGGCTCGGGCATCGTTCAGGAGGGGCTGAAGTACAAGATCAACCCCTTCGATGAAATCGGCGTCGAAGAAGGCCTCCGGCTCGTCGCGAAGCACCAGGGCGAAGTCGTGGTGGTGTCCATCGGCGGCAAGGAAGTGCAGGAGCAGCTCCGGCACGCCCTGGCCATGGGCGCGCACCGCGCCGTGTGGGTGAACCACACCGGCCCGTTGGATCAGCTCGGCATCGCGGGCCTGCTCCAGAAGGTCGTGGAGAAGGAGAGTCCGGACCTCGTCATCCTCGGCAAGCAGTCCATCGACGATGACCAGAACCAGGTGGGCCAGTACCTCGCCGAGTTCCTCGGCTGGGGCCAGGCCACCTTCGCCTCCAAGGTGGAGTCCATGGAGAGCGAGCAGGAGAAGAACAAGGTCCCCGCCATCGTCCTGTCCGCGGACAAGAAGAGCGTGCAGGTGATTCGCGAGGTCGACAACGGGCTCGCCACGGTGGAGTGCCAGCTCCCCGCCGTCGTCACCACCGACCTGCGCCTCAACCAGCCGCGCTACGCCAGCCTCCCGGGCATCATGAAGGCGAAGAGCAAGCCCATCGAGGAGCTGACGCCGGCCAAGCTGAGCGTGGACGTCACCCCGGCCATCCAGGTCCTGAAGCTGTCCTCGCCCCCGGCGCGCAAGGCCGGCATCAAGGTCGAGGACGTGCCCACCCTGGTCGAGAAGCTGCGCAACGAGGCGAAGGTCGTCTGA
- a CDS encoding MOSC domain-containing protein — protein MARKTPQLEGRIVHVLVCTERKSFVTKELPEARVSFEGLEGDRHAGLTRAADVRTPWFPKGTPIRNTRQFSLVSTEELAEVAQALALPRVLASWLGANLEVAGVPRLTHLPPGTRLFFPEDTTLVVEGENEPCIGPGRVIEAHHPDVPKVASRFVKAAWQRRGLVAWVERPGVIRAGDTVKVVLPRPVTYVLPAP, from the coding sequence ATGGCCCGCAAGACGCCGCAGTTGGAAGGACGCATCGTGCACGTCCTCGTGTGTACCGAGCGCAAGAGCTTCGTGACGAAGGAGCTGCCCGAGGCGCGGGTGTCCTTCGAGGGGCTGGAGGGCGACCGGCACGCGGGCCTGACGCGGGCGGCGGACGTGCGCACGCCGTGGTTTCCCAAGGGCACGCCCATCCGCAACACGCGGCAGTTCTCCCTGGTGTCGACCGAGGAGCTGGCCGAGGTGGCGCAGGCCCTGGCGCTTCCGCGCGTGCTGGCGTCGTGGCTGGGCGCGAACCTGGAGGTGGCGGGCGTGCCGCGGCTGACGCACCTGCCGCCGGGCACGCGGCTGTTCTTCCCGGAGGACACGACGCTGGTGGTGGAAGGGGAGAACGAGCCCTGCATCGGCCCCGGGCGCGTCATCGAGGCGCATCACCCGGACGTGCCGAAGGTGGCGAGCCGCTTCGTGAAGGCCGCGTGGCAGCGCCGGGGCCTGGTGGCCTGGGTGGAGCGCCCCGGCGTCATCCGCGCCGGTGACACCGTGAAGGTCGTGCTGCCCAGGCCGGTGACGTACGTGCTGCCAGCACCGTGA
- a CDS encoding electron transfer flavoprotein subunit alpha/FixB family protein, whose translation MPIVLIVAEQQPDGNLRKASLNAISAGKQLAEKAGGELHIALVGKDPAKVADELKGHGAKAVHLGAAPELEHYLAETYAPAIAALAQELKADFIGAASTAQGKDLLPRVAGKLRAAMATDVMAINGSGADITFTRPMWAGNVFADVKLTTPVKVFTLRATEFTAAAGGEGASEVKTFSPKLEASKTKFVDFKEVKSARPELTEARVVISGGRGTKGDFKEIEALADDLGAAVGASRAVCDAGWVPNDLQVGQTGKVVAPALYIAAGISGAIQHLAGMKSSKTIVAINKDPEAPIFQVADYGVVADLFKVLPELRAELAKLK comes from the coding sequence ATGCCAATCGTTCTCATTGTCGCCGAGCAGCAGCCGGACGGGAACCTCCGCAAGGCCTCCCTCAACGCCATCTCCGCGGGTAAGCAGCTCGCCGAGAAGGCCGGTGGCGAGCTGCACATCGCCCTGGTGGGCAAGGACCCCGCGAAGGTCGCGGACGAGCTCAAGGGCCACGGCGCGAAGGCCGTGCACCTGGGCGCCGCCCCCGAGCTGGAGCACTACCTGGCGGAGACCTACGCGCCCGCCATCGCCGCCCTGGCCCAGGAGCTGAAGGCGGACTTCATCGGCGCGGCCTCCACGGCCCAGGGCAAGGACCTGCTGCCCCGCGTGGCCGGCAAGCTGCGCGCCGCCATGGCCACCGACGTCATGGCCATCAACGGCAGCGGCGCGGACATCACCTTCACGCGCCCCATGTGGGCCGGCAACGTCTTCGCCGACGTGAAGCTGACCACGCCGGTGAAGGTGTTCACCCTGCGCGCCACGGAGTTCACCGCCGCCGCGGGCGGTGAGGGCGCCTCCGAGGTGAAGACCTTCAGCCCGAAGCTGGAGGCCTCCAAGACGAAGTTCGTCGACTTCAAGGAAGTGAAGAGCGCCCGCCCCGAGCTGACCGAGGCGCGCGTCGTCATCTCCGGTGGCCGTGGCACCAAGGGCGACTTCAAGGAGATCGAGGCCCTGGCGGACGACCTGGGCGCCGCGGTGGGCGCGTCCCGCGCGGTGTGCGACGCGGGCTGGGTTCCCAATGACTTGCAGGTCGGCCAGACGGGCAAGGTCGTCGCTCCGGCGCTCTACATCGCGGCGGGCATCAGCGGCGCCATCCAGCACCTGGCGGGCATGAAGAGCTCGAAGACCATCGTCGCCATCAACAAGGACCCGGAGGCCCCCATCTTCCAGGTGGCGGACTACGGCGTGGTGGCGGACCTCTTCAAGGTGCTGCCCGAGCTGCGCGCGGAGCTGGCGAAGCTGAAGTAG
- a CDS encoding MBL fold metallo-hydrolase gives MSVELRRNGMHLSGTPLSLDAKRKSPLCFVSHGHSDHIARHESTIATAATLRFMAHRLGPVREPREVPFRQPFELGPLVLELLPAGHILGSAQLRVTRPDGRRIVYTGDLNVAPSLTAEATEVAECDTLVIESTFGHPRYRFPPRPEVLGQVEAWLRMQLERGAVPVLLGYPLGKSQEAMKHLAGRGFPLVAHSSIYEVAQLYAELGVPIENLRCYDGKVEPGEVLFFPPHHARGGALAPLWPRATAVLTGWAVDRGAVRRYGADVAFPLSDHADFPGLVGYAKSTGAREVLTCHGFAEELAQALRDAGMDARPLGGKPQQLGLF, from the coding sequence ATGAGTGTGGAGCTGCGGCGAAACGGGATGCACCTGTCGGGCACCCCCCTGTCCCTGGACGCGAAGCGCAAGTCACCGCTGTGCTTCGTGAGTCACGGGCATTCGGACCACATCGCCCGGCACGAGAGCACCATCGCCACGGCGGCGACGCTGCGCTTCATGGCGCACCGCCTGGGGCCGGTGCGTGAGCCGCGCGAGGTGCCCTTCCGGCAGCCCTTCGAGCTGGGGCCGCTGGTGCTGGAGTTGCTGCCGGCGGGGCACATCCTGGGCAGCGCGCAGCTCCGGGTGACGCGGCCAGATGGGCGCCGCATCGTCTACACCGGGGACCTCAACGTGGCGCCGTCGCTCACCGCCGAGGCGACGGAGGTGGCCGAGTGCGACACGCTCGTCATCGAGTCCACCTTCGGTCATCCGCGCTACCGCTTCCCGCCGCGTCCGGAGGTGCTGGGGCAGGTGGAGGCGTGGCTGCGGATGCAGCTTGAGCGCGGCGCCGTGCCGGTGCTGCTGGGCTATCCGCTGGGCAAGAGCCAGGAGGCGATGAAGCACCTGGCGGGACGTGGCTTCCCGCTGGTGGCGCATTCCTCCATCTACGAGGTGGCGCAGCTCTACGCGGAGCTGGGCGTGCCCATTGAGAACCTGCGCTGCTACGACGGGAAGGTGGAGCCGGGCGAGGTGCTCTTCTTCCCTCCGCACCACGCGCGGGGCGGGGCGTTGGCGCCGCTGTGGCCTCGGGCGACGGCGGTGCTGACAGGGTGGGCGGTGGACCGGGGCGCGGTGCGGCGCTACGGCGCGGATGTGGCCTTCCCGCTGTCGGACCACGCGGACTTCCCCGGGCTGGTGGGCTACGCGAAGTCCACCGGGGCGCGGGAGGTGCTGACGTGTCACGGCTTCGCGGAGGAGCTGGCGCAGGCGCTGCGCGACGCGGGAATGGATGCGCGCCCGCTGGGTGGGAAGCCGCAGCAGCTCGGACTGTTCTGA
- the fsa gene encoding fructose-6-phosphate aldolase translates to MKFFIDSADVEEIRKAHAMGCVDGVTTNPSLLAKVGRGLEETIREICSIVDGPISAECVSNEADELIKEGRSLAKIHDNVVVKIPMGVEGMKATKALTAEGIRTNVTLCFSANQALLCAKAGATYVSPFVGRLDDISQDGMELISNILEIYRNYEHFNTQVLVASVRNPVHVLQAARLGADVATLPYNVITQLANHPLTDAGIKKFLADWEKVPKAARPPASK, encoded by the coding sequence ATGAAGTTCTTCATCGACAGCGCCGACGTGGAGGAGATTCGCAAGGCCCACGCCATGGGCTGCGTGGACGGAGTGACGACCAACCCGTCCCTGCTCGCCAAGGTGGGCCGGGGCCTGGAGGAGACCATCCGCGAAATCTGCTCCATCGTGGATGGCCCCATCAGCGCCGAATGTGTGTCCAATGAAGCGGACGAACTCATCAAGGAGGGCCGCTCCCTGGCGAAGATCCACGACAACGTCGTGGTGAAGATTCCCATGGGCGTGGAGGGCATGAAGGCCACCAAGGCGCTGACCGCCGAGGGCATCCGCACCAACGTCACGCTCTGCTTCTCCGCCAACCAGGCCCTGCTGTGCGCCAAGGCCGGCGCCACCTACGTGTCGCCCTTCGTGGGCCGGCTGGATGACATCTCCCAGGACGGCATGGAGCTCATCTCCAACATCCTGGAAATCTACCGGAACTACGAGCACTTCAACACGCAGGTGCTGGTGGCCAGCGTGCGCAACCCCGTCCACGTGCTCCAGGCCGCCCGCCTGGGCGCGGACGTGGCCACGCTGCCCTACAACGTCATCACCCAGCTCGCCAACCACCCGCTCACCGACGCCGGCATCAAGAAGTTCCTCGCCGACTGGGAGAAGGTCCCCAAGGCCGCCAGGCCGCCTGCGTCCAAGTAA
- a CDS encoding cytochrome c oxidase assembly factor Coa1 family protein has translation MDTAQEGSMAPRPGWWSRHWRWALALGCLGMLASCIGLGVLATYLGFSSLGQSDAHREAVAIASGDARVRSALGTPIESGLPRRSSVQSRNDVSRAQFALPLEGPDGEATLHAQGEKRGDGPWRFNNLIVALRDGTFIDLLRAEPPQRPELPLPAEPPYADEAPEPGEEAAPRDAGREIDL, from the coding sequence ATGGACACGGCACAGGAAGGTTCGATGGCGCCCCGGCCCGGCTGGTGGAGCCGCCACTGGCGCTGGGCCCTCGCGCTGGGCTGCCTGGGGATGCTGGCCTCCTGCATCGGCCTGGGCGTGCTCGCCACCTACCTGGGCTTCTCCTCCCTGGGGCAATCCGACGCGCACCGGGAAGCGGTGGCCATCGCCAGCGGGGACGCGCGGGTGCGCAGCGCGCTGGGGACGCCCATTGAGAGCGGCCTGCCCAGACGCAGCTCCGTGCAGAGCCGCAATGACGTCTCACGCGCGCAATTCGCCCTCCCGCTGGAGGGCCCCGACGGCGAAGCCACGCTGCACGCGCAGGGCGAGAAGCGCGGGGACGGGCCCTGGCGGTTCAACAACCTCATCGTCGCGCTGCGTGACGGCACGTTCATCGACCTGCTGCGCGCCGAGCCCCCACAGCGACCCGAGCTCCCCCTGCCCGCCGAGCCGCCCTACGCGGACGAGGCCCCCGAGCCCGGAGAGGAAGCAGCGCCGCGCGACGCGGGCCGCGAAATCGACCTGTGA
- a CDS encoding acyl-CoA dehydrogenase family protein, translating into MEFQLTDAQRALQEAARKFAREVVRPKAAHYDETATFPLDLLTTAWELGLLNMAIPAEYGGVGLSHLDQTIVAEELSWGCAGVATSIIANDLANLPIILHATDEQKKRLLTPFTEKLKFSSFCLTEPEAGSDVANMQTTARLEGDHYVLNGAKCFITNGGQASQYTVFATVDKGKKHKGITCFVVEGRPEGLSVSKHENKMGQRASETVSLTFEDVRVPVANRIGEEGQGFAIAMATLDNSRPLTAMFSVGIARAALEHSMEYSTQRRTFGKPIIEHQAIQFMIADMAMNTHAARMLTYESAWLLDEGKRNSLQSSFAKCFAADMAMKVATDAVQVYGGYGYIKEYPVEKLMRDAKLIQVYEGTSQVQRLVIARELFK; encoded by the coding sequence ATGGAATTCCAGCTCACCGACGCCCAGCGCGCGCTGCAGGAAGCGGCGCGCAAGTTCGCCCGCGAAGTGGTGCGTCCGAAGGCCGCCCACTACGACGAGACGGCCACCTTCCCACTCGACTTGCTGACGACCGCGTGGGAGCTGGGGCTGCTCAACATGGCGATCCCCGCCGAGTACGGCGGCGTGGGTCTCTCCCACCTGGACCAGACCATCGTCGCCGAGGAGCTGAGCTGGGGCTGCGCGGGCGTGGCGACGTCCATCATCGCCAATGACCTGGCCAACCTCCCCATCATCCTCCACGCGACGGACGAGCAGAAGAAGCGGCTGCTCACGCCCTTCACGGAGAAGCTGAAGTTCTCCTCGTTCTGCCTCACGGAGCCCGAGGCCGGCAGCGACGTGGCGAACATGCAGACCACGGCGCGGCTGGAGGGGGACCACTACGTCCTCAACGGCGCCAAGTGCTTCATCACCAACGGCGGCCAGGCGAGCCAGTACACGGTGTTCGCCACGGTGGACAAGGGCAAGAAGCACAAGGGCATCACCTGCTTCGTGGTGGAGGGCCGCCCTGAAGGGCTCTCCGTCAGCAAGCACGAGAACAAGATGGGCCAGCGCGCCAGCGAGACGGTGTCGCTCACGTTCGAGGACGTGCGCGTGCCGGTGGCCAACCGCATTGGCGAAGAGGGGCAGGGCTTCGCCATCGCCATGGCCACGCTGGACAACAGCCGCCCGCTCACGGCCATGTTCTCCGTGGGCATCGCGCGCGCCGCGCTGGAGCACTCCATGGAGTACTCCACGCAGCGCCGCACCTTCGGCAAGCCCATCATCGAGCACCAGGCCATCCAGTTCATGATCGCCGACATGGCCATGAACACCCACGCGGCCCGCATGCTCACCTACGAGAGCGCGTGGCTGCTGGACGAGGGCAAGCGCAACTCCCTCCAGTCCAGCTTCGCCAAGTGCTTCGCGGCCGACATGGCCATGAAGGTCGCCACCGACGCCGTCCAGGTGTACGGCGGCTACGGCTACATCAAGGAGTACCCCGTGGAGAAGCTGATGCGCGACGCCAAGCTCATCCAGGTCTACGAGGGCACCAGCCAGGTCCAGCGGCTCGTCATCGCGCGGGAACTGTTCAAGTAG